The following coding sequences lie in one Variovorax terrae genomic window:
- a CDS encoding ASCH domain-containing protein, translating into MSPVVRAFWSAFKATQSEDVDARFYEVCVFDDNESSANHLAELVVRGVKRATAGLVWSFEAANMPVPKPGDLSVVTTWDGQPKCVIETIQVDITPFSEVTVEFAAIEGEGDGSLQYWRKAHTAYSARECSRIGRTPSPSMPVACERFRIVYYPFGENAA; encoded by the coding sequence ATGAGCCCGGTCGTTCGCGCGTTCTGGAGCGCGTTCAAGGCCACGCAATCTGAGGACGTCGACGCTAGGTTCTACGAAGTGTGCGTCTTCGACGACAACGAGTCAAGCGCCAATCACCTAGCAGAACTGGTTGTGCGCGGAGTCAAGCGGGCCACTGCCGGTCTGGTTTGGTCGTTCGAAGCGGCGAACATGCCGGTTCCAAAGCCGGGGGATCTCAGCGTGGTCACAACCTGGGACGGGCAGCCGAAGTGCGTGATTGAAACGATTCAAGTCGACATCACGCCATTTTCGGAGGTCACGGTGGAGTTCGCGGCCATAGAGGGCGAGGGAGACGGGTCGCTCCAATATTGGCGTAAAGCACACACGGCCTACTCTGCAAGAGAGTGCTCCCGCATTGGTCGCACCCCGAGCCCGTCCATGCCGGTCGCTTGCGAACGGTTCAGGATCGTCTATTACCCGTTCGGCGAAAATGCGGCCTAA